The nucleotide window GCGGGTTAGCCCGGTCGCGGCCGCATTTTTCTCCCAAACGCTACCGTTGGGGTTCTGTTTCCGCGGGGCTAAAAGTACCTTTCAAAGAAGTCTCCCAGGTCTCTTCCGCTCAACTCCTCCGCGAGCCTTCTGAAACTCTCGAAATCCACGTTCTCAGCTCCCGCGAGAATCCTCAGCAGATCGTAGAAGGAATCCTCCATTAGCAGGTGAAGGTCGTAAAGGATTAAGGCCCCCTTCGTGTACGATAGCTCCCATAGGCCGAGCCTCCCCCACTCCGACGGTTTGAGCTTCTCCGCCTCCGGAAAGCGCTTAACGATGGCTTCGTAGTTCCTTCTCAGGCCCTCGATGAAGCGGTTGAACGCTTCCTCGCCGTGTATCTCTCTAATCGCAAGCGCCGTTAGATAGTTGGCAAAGGCCTCGTCGAAGAACCTGCTCAGGTGCGCCTCGGGCGTTGCCCTCGGGTTCCAGAGGTGGGCGAGCTCGTGGTAGAGGTTTGCGGGTATCTCGGCCCTCAGCGAGCTTCCGGAGACGAGCGCGTAGCCCTTCCCGGCCTGCCCACCGTAGTTCTCCGGCGTCTCGATGACGGTGAACATATTCGTCCCGCGCCCCAAGATTGCCGAGTAGAACCGGTATGCCTTCTCAAGCAGTTCGAGCGTCCTTTCAATTCCTTCCTTGCCCAGAACGAAGAGCCTGAAAGGCTCCTCTTCAATCTCTGTGGAGGGCGCTATGGCGATGTCGAGCCTGTTTGTGCCCTCGATTCTCAGCCGGTTCCCGCGTATTTCCCCGCCAAAAGCGACCACCAACCCCTCTGGAACTCCCTCCACCGTTATTTCCGCGTTAAATTCGGAGCTAACGACCGACTTTATGAGGCTTTCAAAGTCCGGCTCCGATGGGATTGGGTAGAAGAGCGAGTCCGTTCTGAGGAGGGTGTACTCCGGGTTTACGGAGTCCTTGAGGTAGGAAAGGACGCTCTCGTAGCCCGCAAGCCTTCCCGAATAGCTAAGCTCGACTTCCTCGCGCGGTTCTTCAAGCCGAACGACGCTGGTCTTAAAGGCCTCAACGCCTCTGAGACCCTCCAAGCACCATGAAAACGGGACGCTCGTGGAGTCCACTTTCAGCCCCCTGTTGAGGAGGAAGGTTATCGCTTTTCCGGCCAGCTTTAACTTTGTCTCTACTTCCAGCGCTCCCTTTTTGAAGTCGAAGTTCAGATGGAGTTCCAAGTGCTTAATCATTCCCACTACTTCTGAACTTCTCGTAAATCAGCTCGTCTAAGTACCTCCCGTCGCTCCAGACGTGCTCCCGGAACCGTCCGCTCAATGAGAAGCCGTTCTTCTCGAGAACGCGGATTGAAGGAATGTTGTCGCTGTGAACCTTCGCCCAGACCTTACGCAGATTTAGGTGCCTGAAGGCGTATTCGCAGAGGAGCCTCACGACTTCCGTCCCATAACCCTTTCCCCTCTCCTCTGGTGCGAGGTAGTAGAACAGCTCACCCCATCTCGCGCTCCAGTTGGCCCAGTTGAAGCCCGCGATGCCTATGAGGGTTCCATCGTTTTTGAGGACGGCAAAGGCAGGCGCCTTTTCCTTGTTCTTCTTCAGCTCCTCGTAGAACTCCTCCTCTTCCTCTGGGAGTGTGAAGTAAGCAGAGTTAAAGAAGTTCCTGACCGTGCTTCTCTCGTTGTACCATTCCCAGCTTTTCCTAAGGTCTTCTTTGAGTAGTATTCCC belongs to Thermococcus sp. AM4 and includes:
- a CDS encoding peptidase; translated protein: MIKHLELHLNFDFKKGALEVETKLKLAGKAITFLLNRGLKVDSTSVPFSWCLEGLRGVEAFKTSVVRLEEPREEVELSYSGRLAGYESVLSYLKDSVNPEYTLLRTDSLFYPIPSEPDFESLIKSVVSSEFNAEITVEGVPEGLVVAFGGEIRGNRLRIEGTNRLDIAIAPSTEIEEEPFRLFVLGKEGIERTLELLEKAYRFYSAILGRGTNMFTVIETPENYGGQAGKGYALVSGSSLRAEIPANLYHELAHLWNPRATPEAHLSRFFDEAFANYLTALAIREIHGEEAFNRFIEGLRRNYEAIVKRFPEAEKLKPSEWGRLGLWELSYTKGALILYDLHLLMEDSFYDLLRILAGAENVDFESFRRLAEELSGRDLGDFFERYF
- a CDS encoding GNAT family N-acetyltransferase → MRPVVLRGEKVSLGILLKEDLRKSWEWYNERSTVRNFFNSAYFTLPEEEEEFYEELKKNKEKAPAFAVLKNDGTLIGIAGFNWANWSARWGELFYYLAPEERGKGYGTEVVRLLCEYAFRHLNLRKVWAKVHSDNIPSIRVLEKNGFSLSGRFREHVWSDGRYLDELIYEKFRSSGND